Genomic DNA from Candidatus Zixiibacteriota bacterium:
GTCTGATTGGAGGGGGATATCTCAACCGGGTGTCAGGATTCAGCGCCGCGATTGTCGGCGGAGTCAACAACAGCTGTTCAGGACTGGCAGCTTCCATCGGTGGCGGCAGCGGTAATGTTGCTTCCGATGTGGGCGCTGTCGTTTGCGGCGGCGAGTCCGACACGGCTAGCGCGGCGTTCGCAGTCGTGCCGGGCGGGCGCGACAATGTTGCCGCCGGACGCTACTCATTTGCGGGTGGCTTTGGCGCCAAAGCCCGGCACCTCGGCACTTTCGTCTGGTCCGATAGCTCTTCGACTCTGCCATTTGGTTCGACCGGGGACAATCAGTTCCTGGTTCGCGCCGCCGGAGGCGTCGGCATCAACACCAATGCGCCGCAGAGCCTTCTCCACGTTAAGGCGGGTGCTTCCGGTTCGACTGGACCTTTGCCATATACTCTGGCGACATTCGAGAGTTCTTTCAACTCGTACCTCTCAATCTTGACACCCAATGGCGGCGAGCGCGGCATCCTGTTCGGGAATGCCACATCGAACATTGACGGCGGCATTGTCTATAACAACTTTGCCACGCCGAACGGGTTTCAGTTCCGAACCACAACCAACAACACTGTCATCTCCTTCGCGCAGAACGGCGACATCGTGACCTTTGGTAAAGTCTGTGCTACCAATGTTGCCTGCCCGTCGGATGAACGGTTGAAGGAAGACATTCGGCAAATCGATGATCCGCTGGAGTTGATATCCCAGCTTCACGGTGTGCATTATCGCTGGAAACCTGAATTTCGCGAGCACCACGGCTTGAGTGATGATGAGCAGACGGGGCTAATTGCCCAAGAGGTGGCCCGGGTGCTGCCGGATGCAGTTTCGAGTGGTCCGGATGGATACTATGCGGTGGATTATTCGCGGTTAGTGCCGCTGCTGTTGGAGGGGATCAAGCAGCAGCGTGTCACGATCCATCAGCTTGAGCAGAAGCTGGATGCGCTGGCGGCGAGGGTAGCGACGGGTTCCTCTGCGCCTCCAGCTCCCTTGCATAATTAGAAATGGCCGGGAAGCCACCGGTAGGCGGAGCAGACTGGTCAACGTGCCATCGCGGTAGGTCTGTTGAGGTGAACTGATTCCCGGGTCGGGGTTAAAGGCGCCAGATCACAATTTCGGGCTGAACGAGCGAGAGCATATTTGTGCTGTGGTCAATGTGCGAACTCAAGACCTGCCGCAACTCGGCATGATCTGATGATCAGGCTTGAGTGACAGCGAACTTAGCCGTCAGGAAGGGATTCTTGACGGTGCCAGGAAAGGGTTTATTGAAAGCGCGGGGAAGGAACTTCGAGTCGAGGTGTCTAAGTATATGCCGCGATTGGTCGATAATTGCAGGAGTTCGGTTGGTGGGCGCGTGAGAAGCACTTGAATTGACTGTCGGGAGGACAAGCGTGAAAGTCTTGGTGACCAGCTCCAACGATAGGCAATGGACCAGCTTCGTTGAGCAACTTAGGCGGATGAATCACGAGGTTCTGGCGCTGGAGAACTGCAGTCAGGTGCTGACTCAGTTGATCGACGACTCCGCAATTGACGTGGTGATTCTGGATGTCAGCTATTCCGACAAATGC
This window encodes:
- a CDS encoding tail fiber domain-containing protein: MRMITFGMCLLFLPLVTAAAAVPTAMNYQGRLSEPGGTPLADGDYSVAFAIYDVSSGGVVLWSESRTVTVVNGVFSVLLGTVTPIVDSVFSGPTRYLGIKVGTDPELVPRVMMVTVPYAFRAATVDGATGGVIASKVAIGAGHDNSGADAFAVGLADTASGDHAVALGESNAAVGAYSNISGGLGNRAIGISSHIGGGAQNTAGNNDVVVGGGLGNSAAGFRSVIAGGQSNHTAGDVAVVGGGFINSAIGNYTFIGGGSADTVTGGYGLIGGGYLNRVSGFSAAIVGGVNNSCSGLAASIGGGSGNVASDVGAVVCGGESDTASAAFAVVPGGRDNVAAGRYSFAGGFGAKARHLGTFVWSDSSSTLPFGSTGDNQFLVRAAGGVGINTNAPQSLLHVKAGASGSTGPLPYTLATFESSFNSYLSILTPNGGERGILFGNATSNIDGGIVYNNFATPNGFQFRTTTNNTVISFAQNGDIVTFGKVCATNVACPSDERLKEDIRQIDDPLELISQLHGVHYRWKPEFREHHGLSDDEQTGLIAQEVARVLPDAVSSGPDGYYAVDYSRLVPLLLEGIKQQRVTIHQLEQKLDALAARVATGSSAPPAPLHN